The following coding sequences are from one Syntrophomonadaceae bacterium window:
- a CDS encoding TRAP transporter small permease, which translates to MDKVVRNFLKTSESLLNYVTMSAIVAMVLLVFINVLLRYVFKFAITWSEELAVNLFVWVIFMGGILAMANKMHIAVDVFVKMAPTKVQKILSLIANSFVLFALYILIDGGYKVTMVVHKTISAATGLPFSYITVSMVISGVVMALIVLHQMYLTLRSMIVGEK; encoded by the coding sequence ATGGATAAAGTTGTGCGAAACTTTTTGAAAACTAGTGAGAGCTTGCTTAATTATGTTACCATGAGTGCGATTGTGGCTATGGTCTTGCTGGTGTTTATTAATGTACTCTTGCGGTATGTGTTTAAATTCGCCATTACCTGGAGCGAGGAGCTGGCGGTAAACCTGTTTGTGTGGGTTATTTTCATGGGCGGAATTTTGGCGATGGCAAACAAGATGCATATTGCGGTGGATGTATTTGTAAAAATGGCGCCAACAAAGGTGCAGAAAATTCTATCACTTATTGCTAATTCTTTTGTGCTTTTTGCCCTCTATATCCTGATCGATGGCGGCTATAAGGTTACCATGGTTGTCCATAAGACCATCAGCGCCGCTACCGGGCTGCCCTTTTCCTATATCACTGTCAGTATGGTGATTTCCGGTGTCGTGATGGCCTTAATTGTGCTCCATCAAATGTACCTGACACTTCGCAGCATGATAGTTGGCGAAAAATAA